One Triticum dicoccoides isolate Atlit2015 ecotype Zavitan chromosome 4B, WEW_v2.0, whole genome shotgun sequence genomic window carries:
- the LOC119294260 gene encoding protein FAR1-RELATED SEQUENCE 3-like, translating into MVGSCTCKLFETHGIPCRHLIHVLRNAQVNELPKHFVLKRFRKECKTEPFFDEDGILLEANESSSIDPEIQKLVSETRENMEELLVQAKQSQVGIQLLRDHIFALGEQLSTLVPAKEQTQTEEYEEFLGCSIPSEVDIHPPNDIRSRGRIKRLKGYRDKGGKKRQKEKTRKRKCRRHDYGCLVALLASASYLD; encoded by the exons ATGGTAGGTTCTTGCACATGTAAGTTGTTTGAGACACATGGTATCCCGTGTCGTCATCTGATCCATGTCCTAAGAAACGCCCAGGTAAATGAACTGCCAAAGCACTTTGTACTCAAAAGGTTTAGAAAAGAGTGCAAAACAGAGCCATTCTTTGATGAAGATGGCATTCTGTTGGAAGCCAATGAGAGTAGTTCAATTGATCCAGAGATACAAAAACTAGTTTCAGAAACACGAGAGAATATGGAAGAGCTTTTAGTACAAGCGAAGCAATCTCAGGTCGGCATACAACTCTTGAGAGATCACATTTTCGCACTTGGAGAGCAATTATCTACTCTAGTTCCAGCGAAAGAACAAACTCAAACAGAAGAATATGAGGAATTTCTaggttgttccattccaagtgaggTTGATATCCATCCTCCAAATGATATTCGTTCAAGGGGTAGAATAAAAAGACTAAAGGGATACAGGGATAAGGGTGGAAAGAAAAGACAGAAAGAGAAGACAAGAAAAAGGAAGTGCAGAAGACATGATTACG GTTGCTTGGTGGCACTACTGGCTTCTGCAAGTTATTTGGACTAA